The genomic DNA TGAAAGATTCTGAAGAGGAAATACTTAGCTGAATTGTCTAACTGGTGCTCAAGTTATCTACAGTCTTTTTTCCACTAGTGTGCCAATTGGCTATTTTTACTAACAGGAAGCTAAGAAGCCAGAATACTTAATCTCTTaatgcttttcctcttctttttttcctgcctagcAATCAGTGGTGGTCCTCTTGAGAATCCATTTCGGCTAAAGCAGTTCCACTTTCACTGGGGGACAAAACCCAGCCAGGGATCAGAACATACAATTGATGGCAAACCTTTCCCCTGTGAGGTAATGTGTTTTTACAGATGGCATTAATTCAGGCAAATGCTGTTGACAAATGTCTGCAGTAGGGACTGCATGTCACTTAGGTTTCCAATTGCTTACTAAGGATGGTTAGGTCAGCACAGACTTTAATGAGAATTTTGTACCTTACACTGCAGCTATCCGTTGATCACCCTGTTTTTTAGAATGCAGACTTGTCCCTGCAGTGCAGCCCTTTCTCCAAGATTCTCAGTCATCTTGTCCTAGTCACCAGGCATAGCAAACCCTACAGTTGAGCTGCTGGGCTCACTCAGCAGCCCTAATAGTCCTTTGCTGTGTAGTTTAGCCTGCTGTGCACAATTGCTTATACAGGTTGGAAGAACATACTGACAAACATGATGCTGAGAAGCAGTGTACAGCTCCACTACCTGGCAGTTAGGTTATGCTTCAGCTGATGTCCACATCCTGTGCCATGACCATGCTGGTACCATCCATAGCTTAGAAATGGCTTCATCTGAGGGCTCTTGAGAGAGTTCTGGAAAGCTGGGATAAGGCACCTGTGTTTCCCAGCACAATCTATCCGATATACTACAGTAGTGTAGCATCCTGGAGTCTACCAGTGAGTACTGGAGTGTAGTGCTTCATGGCATGAAGGCACATACCAGGGAAGGTGGGTCACAGGTTAATGCCTGATTTGTTTCAAATTAAAGCTGATAGATAGAAGCTTTGTTTAGTGTCTGTCCATGCTTATGGACTGACCCAAAATATTGAACTTCCTCATCTTTCCAAAGATGCATTTGGAGCAAAACCTACTTTCTGTTATGAATGACCGTTAGTGACTGTTCACATGAGACAACCTATGTGCAGAGCTTCTGTCActaatttgtttaattattttttatttttctttaaagctccACTTAGTTCACTGGAATGCCAGAAAATATGCAACatttggagaagcagcagcagctccagatgGCTTGGCAGTAGTTGGTGTTTTCTTGGAGGTAAGAATCACAAAAATAGCACGTTTACATGGTGAGATGCGTTATGCTGTCAAGTGTTTGAGAACCAAGCCACATATTAACAAGTGCTTAAGGAAAACAGATGACTTATTGGAAGCAGTAACTCACTGTAAATGGCTGTTAAGCTTGCCTTAATAGGAATACTGAGATTCAGATAAGAAAACAACCCCTATTCAAAGCATAATTATAGTAATTCTTATTTAACCTGTCTAATCATTATTTTTTAGATTGGGAAAGAACATGCCAATATGAACAGGCTCACTGATGCTTTCTACATGGTAAAATTTTAAGTAAGTTTTAAgcttttcagttgtttctgGGATCCTTTAGAAATCAAGCTAATTTATGTGTTTAGACAAAAATGAGAAATCACCCACCACAAATCCTCCCATCATTAGATCTGTATCACTGTCATTGtgtccttctcttcccttctgaaGTTCATCTTGTTTGCCTTATCTCAGGTTCTTCCCGATGTTATGCTGAACCCACTAGTCACTCTGAGGTTCTACCTTCCCCAGAGTATCTAAAATCAAAAGCTCCATCATGCTCAGCTCTTACACTCAGCAAAATGATCCTTTTCCATTGAGCCTAGCCTTGAACAAGCCAGAGCTGGCTGGATGTTTTGTTCTGTCTGCAAAGCTCTTTCAGAGGACAATCTTAATGAGGTTCTGAGTTAGTCTCTTTTACAATGGTATGTGCAGGGGGTCTTTAAACAGATGTACCTGAGAACTTTGAAGATTGAGACCTGCTGCACTCTCTCAAATGCAAACTGAATAGACCACTACAAATGCTATCCTTTCTGGATTTACATGAAGTTAATGCATTCTATAGCATGTTTAAGTTCTAATGTGCAAAATAAATGCTATCTAACACTTGAGTGAGCACATTACTTCTTGTTCCTCCCTATGTGCTTGTGAAAGTCAGGAAAAGAAGGCAGTTACACAGCAATATGTAGGCTGCAGACACATGAAATGGTACTTTGATGATTAAGTTATTTCTTCTACTTGCAGGCAAATGTCATCCCTAAATTGTAGTGACAGAATGTCTGTAGGCTTGCCACTGGAGATAAGCTGCTCATTCTGTTCCTTATGAGCAATTTTACAGACAACTGAACAGTGCTTGCTGAGTGACCACCTTTCAGATACTTCTACAGGTTGCAAAATACTGCCCTAGAATGGTAGTTCTAAGGTAATAAATTACTTAGGCAGCACCTCCTGTTTCTATTGATCTTTTGGTTGACCCACCTTCCTCTAATTTTAGATTTgaacatttgatttttaaagctaaTATCTGTCCTAGCAGGCAATCATTGTTTTCCATAGTTTTAAATTTGCTACTGGAATAGATGGGAAGCATAGACATTAGCAAGCAATGAGACAAGGAATTCTGCCATGGTATTATCTATAGCTCATACTCAACACCATATACAGAATATACttcctgcattatttttaaatcttttgtGATAAGAGCTGATCTTTGTTACTGGCAATGGGGTAAGAACTCAAAGTCTAGTAAGCAAGAAGCAGGCATCACACTTGTCATGCTGCTCTCAGATAACAGTTGTTATAAGGCAGCCAAACCTATATAGACTCTTCCTTTCCCCTGCTTTTTAATACTACTCTACaacttttctctttcaaaaagaGTTCTTCACCCTGcacttaaaagtaaaaattaatttccagtataatttttttccagggaacAAAAGCTCAATTTACGAGCTTCAACCCCAAGTGTCTCCTGCCTTTGAGTCTAGATTATTGGACATACCTTGGTTCTTTGACAACACCACCCCTCAATGAGAGTGTAACATGGGTAGTTCTGAAAGAACCCATCAGAATTTCTGAGAAACAGGTAAATTGTTGATACCTTCCCAGTTCTTGTAGGATTCACCACTGAATAAACAGGTACTGACTGTTTTGCTTTGCAATGGGGTTAAGTTAAAAGATTATCAACCTGggcttctgttttttcctgtttgaatcTGTTCTATTAAGAGCTGAAAATGCACTAAATACTTGCCtttgatactttaaaaaaaacacaaaacattacTGTTTAAGAGGGCAATTAATATTAAAGTATTTCACCTGAATTTACAGCTGGAGAAATTCCGCATGCTTCTCTTCAGCAGTGAGGAAGACCAGAGGGTTCAAATGGTGAATAACTTTCGCCCCCCTCAGCCTCTTAAGGGGAGGGTAGTTCGAGCTTCTTTCAAGGCCTGAAGAAAACTGGTAATGGACCTGGGATATCAAAGAGCTTCCACATCTGAGCTACTACAAACAAACTATGGTCTGCACCCATGGAACACACAAGATATCCATTTCCATGAACACTCTACTTGGAGGGCGGACAATCCtctgcttctgtattttattttaaatgctcattTTTTTGATAAATGGAATCTTTCTAAGGAGCACTTTTAAATATAAGGGATAATTAGTAAACTAGTGTTCTCCAAGACATGAAACTCTAAAAATTAAGATGAAATTAAAATCCCTCTTACTATAAAATGGGAAACTATGTAGTGATCTACTAGTACTGATGGCTACAACTTCTACTTGTATCATTTAATGTATGATGAGACAGCAGTCAAGAATTTTGGCCAAAGCGGACTTAAAATTTCCTTAGTGGTCTCTTGTTAGCACTTGAGCTCTCCCTGATTTAAAGACTGCTTTCACTGTATTCCTGCTGTCTGACACATACAGTGCATGAGTAGCACTAGAAAAGTTCCATACTTGCCTCAAGTAGGCACTAGAGTGAAAGCAAcctttgtattttaaacttaCTGTTAAAGTGCTATTTTATAACTAAAATAACACTGtaaaaactgtgtttaaaaGCAGGTCATTTTATTGCACATTGCTGATCAGACATTTGTTCTAGCTCATTCAGCATACCTAACCATAACGCCCTTGTTAATTTTGATGAAAAGAACATCTATAGCAGTTCAGTATGTGTTTTGTGGTTCTCAGTTGTTCAAATTCTACCTCAGCTAAGTGATTTCCTCTGTGATATgacctccttccttcctgccctaAAGAAAGTAGatattttgtttactttatGGACATGGGCAGACCTTGACTGCACTGAATGTGCATTGCTGCACACATCATCCCCTTGCTACAGTAGTCTGTCAGGAGCACTCCCTGCAGGTATGAGGCTTAATCATTTGAGTCCTTTTACCTCCTCAAAAGAAATCTGCTTCAGGAAAGCTATGTATTAGTgtaactgctgctgcagcttagTGACAAAACTCAAACTTGTGTCTCAATACTCAACTACAGTGATATTATCTGTAACTACCCACAGTCTATTTTCAGTTACTGTAATTCTGGACTGCAAATGTACTTTATCTGTGTCGTTCAGATAGAAATGGCTGATGTTTAATAACTTTATCAGCTTAGGCAGAGAAATCAAAGATGTGCAACATCAAGGAAAGCAGGGGGTGAAAGGATAACGGTTATTGTGGGCTATTAttcagaaagggagaaagactAGATGTGAAGCACAGTGCAAGGAATGGAAGGCTAGCATTCTGGACTTAACTCTTCTACAGCTTTTCTGGTACATTGATTTAAAACTTTCTGGTCCTCAGTTGCCTCTTTATATAATGATGGTAACACTGATCTACCTCCCAGGAATTTTGTGAGGGCTAATTTAACAGTGTTTTAGATGAGAGATATTTTATACAGCTGAtgctaaaggaagaaaaataattataaaatgaaGTGTATTTAGCTATCATGAATGTAACTTTACTAGTAATAAAAACTGGTATTGCAGAAAATCTATTTAATGTAtcttaatttcttaaattaaataaatgagaCTTTAAAATCAAGTGTCTGTCTTCatcctatttttttaatagacttgCTTCTCCTTTCTTACAGCTGTTTTTCTTAGACTTTCATTGgcagaaaaactgttttataTCTTCAACTGATGTGTCTATTGGGGATCAAGGAATGACTTGTACCTTCAGTTTCATAGAAACCTTGAATATGCTATAGTAGAATAATCTAAGTACAGGTAACTGTTATCCCTCCCAAGTTTCTGGGCTTCTTTTTAGTCCTAGAAAGCCTgcttaaaaattacttgtagATTATATCacatttttccccaagtttttGGGACTAAGTTTCTACTTCAGCTTAATACTTTCTGACATTTTTGTGCATCTTTAATGTCTTCTCACCTAGTCAGAGTTAAATTATTGTAATGAATCTTATGTCCCTATTAAAACCTACTTgaagaaactaattttaaaaagtagagtCTTTCAAAATAACcttatttcatatatatttctCACACAAGGTGAAGGGGGCTTGTATACCAAAACTGTccagtttttctgcagctgtacCTGTTCATTCTAACAAATCTTATCTGCAGAATGTCTATTCTGTGACCTTGAACAGAGTACTTAAGCTTCTTTAGTGGTGGTTTATTCATGAACAACAGAAGGATAATGTTTAGCTCACAAGGTTATTGTAAAAGCTTAGCTATTGTAAAGAGCTTTAAATACTGAATCTCTCAAGGTGTTCAGTTTTTGGGATACACAGCTATATCTTCCTTAAATTTTAtctttacaggtttttttcagtggttgGATTAAAGAAcatgatcttttttttccaaaataaaggaatttttatattttttctttaaactttggTCATCcaataaaaaagcaaatatttcatttttgtaggttttaaagctataaaatatattctacTATTTAATGtacttcatttattttgagaCTATAAAAGCAAGctgcaagaaacaaaaatattaagtaGTGACTTTTATTGTATACTCAATGAATAATGCAAATATTAGGATGATGATACAAAATTCAGCCTTGCCTTGCTCTTTTCCCTGTAACTGAAAATATAGTCCAcctgaaaaccagcaaaaataataacaaattaaTGATTTTAAGACTTCTTTGGGAACAATCTATGTTGTTTTTCagaaggggcagcaggcagagtgTCACTGCTGATTCTATCTCCTTTAGCTAAGTTCTCTTTGTTCCTTGTACCCCAGAATATTATTACTGTATTCATTTGTATTCCTTATACAGCTTCTTGACTTGTTAATATATTGGTTGAAATATACTTAACTTCAGAGCTTCATACCAAGaagttctttatttctttagcaACATTTCTTGGTTATTCATTAGATAATACACTGTCCTTGCATTTGAGTGTCCTTCATAAAATGCTTTGAGAGCCTCAGAAGACAGTAACAGTACAAACTTTGATGTAATATTCCATTTTTTATCTGAGCTATGCTTCTGTGCTTAGCATATATGGACATGACCATCAATGTACAAAGTGCTCATTTCCTAAGACTGAGAAATCCAGCCACTCCTACCAGTCTGCTTGTCTGAACTCCTAACAGTATTCTAGTAAGTGACTGTAGTACAGATGTCCCCCTCAAAGGCAATTCACAGGGCCAAACACCTGTGCTATGCATCAGTACTTCTTGAGGATTTGcataaacttaattttttcttttccttctgaactGTCTTCCTCTGCACATGTTACTTGGCAAAGCTCATCTATCAAGGTAATTCCAATTCTAAAATGTGCTATCCTTGTCTTGAAGGAAAAATAGGAGTTGAATGTAACTACTCCAGCAAGACTTGGTTTAACTTGTAATAGGATCACAGTTGTTCATAAGTGAGAGAGCATGAGGCATTTTATTTAGGACAGTGGCTGAAATGGCACAGCTGTAAAAGCTAGACTAAAAATGCCATCTAGTGGTTGTCTTCTTCCATTTCTTACCACCACAATGCTTAcaacaatttttaaagcaagttcaatcaaaataaaacagatgagagaatttaactttgaaaataattatttttaaaagtataggTGTGTGTAATTGAAATCCCTGTGCTGGCTCTACATATGCAGTCCTTGAAACTCCTTTAGCACATAAAAATAGATCttacaaaagaaaccaaataaatCAGTAACAATTTTTTGTTAGTCTTTTCACTGATAAAGTAGAGATATCCTCTGCATGGCACACTACACACTATCTTAACTTTTTAACCTTAATAGCTATAGTTAAGGTTCAGCTtagggttggtttgttgttgtttttttttctcattctctgcAAACAAGTTTTTTAGGCAATTTCAGTGATACAGTTAATACAATCTAGCAGTGATTTAGAATTATACATTTCATGTTGAGTGTAAATTAATCCAGCTACAAGCATCCGGGGAAAAGTGTTGCAAGGTACCTTCTCACCAGATGGTGCTTTTGGTGGTGTTCAAAGgtcagaaagataaaaaagggagcacttcaggaaaaacagagataagcctgaaaaaaatgagatgttATCTTATACCTCAGAtcagctgttttcctctcaCAATTCCTTCCTGCTCTATGCAGCCTGTAAGAATGGGGGTCTCAAGTTTTTTCTCACTTACCCTCAGGAAACTACAGTACACAGAGCAAAGCCTACTGACTTCAACAGGCCTATTCCCAATTCGCATGGCTGTAAGGCAGAGAAGGTTTAAACCTCTGATACTCCACTTTTACTGCTACATTTGAATTTTAGTAAAATTTTAGTCCCTCACTCCAGGTTGTGAACTACAACATAGTAATGCAAACTGTCATTTGGTTTAATTTCACATCAATATAGTGGAATAATATTAAATGCAGCAATTCGTAAATCAACTCAGCCTGTTCATTCGTTGACAGGGAAGAAAGTTACACTAACTTAAACTGGATCTTCAGTTTAACCCCTACAGCTTAATCTTAGGCACATTGCTTAGCCTCTGCTTTAACAACATAGGTTAAATTAAGTTGGAGAGTTGGAATGGCATTTTTCCTACAgttgtttattgtttttacCTCTGTTCACTGACATTTCTTTCAGCATGTTTGCTTTCCTAATATTTGAGTATTTGTTTTAGATCAAAGACTGGAATTTGCTGTAACTAAACCAGGAAAATGCAATTGCTTTAACAGACctagaggaaattattttttcccagtctcataaatgtttgtttgttcataAGAAGAGATCTCAGCATCTGAGTTGTTAATTTGCCTTTtgtgaaaattcaaaatatgaCATACAGCAAATGAAATGTACATCACTACTCACAGggcaaaatatttacagtaaagGGCTGACATTGTTAAAGGCTCTCAGCAGGAAGGTATTCAAGTGTTTTGTGGACTGGTGTTGTACTTGTTTCCTTTCAAAACCTGGTTAGCTAGAATGTTGTGCTTTATGTGCGAAGGAAAGTTCCGACTCAAGCTATATTCTCTAAGATGGACCAGAGAGTCGATGCAGTCAAATGACTTTCCTTCCTTTGCATGATAGTAATTCACAGGTTTCTAGAGGTTTGGGATCTGTGACTATTTTCTAATGTGTAACACTAGACTaagtttttctctgaatttcagGAAAAGTTCTAGTAAACTACTTTTCTTTGGATTCAGACTGTGTTTGTTACTTGTCAGCTTTCTGGAAAAGGACTACTTGTTTATTAGAAATGTTATTCTAATTTCTGACTTGCTTTCTGAGGAACATTAGGCTTATTTGATGGTTCTGGTTTTTGTGTGTCCCCAAAcaagaaatatttacaaagcaCTAGAAGTTCCCCCCACCTTTCATGAATATCAATTAGTTAGTGGAAAATAATCCACTGTAGTGCCTGCTGTGAAGGCAGCAGTAACTGACATCTGTTAGCAGCTTCTGGAAGCAGAAGCTATATATATTGCCCCAAAATAACCACAGCCAGTTGCCCAGACAAATGAGGGGAGAAAATCCTGTAACCTAAGGATATAGGTTCAAGTGTCATTCATTCAAACTAACTGTGGGCCAAAGCCAGAACCAGCAGtacccctccctgctccagatTTGTCCCCTCTCCCCTCACATTACCAGGCAGGAAGATGGAACAGAACTCACCCTGAAAATGTAGTATTTTGTCAGATCTGATGACAGTCTGACTTGCTGTAGTGTCGTATCAGCTGAATCTGACAGAAGAGCTGTGTTCTGGGAGAGAACAGGACTACACCTCTAAACAGCATCCAGTGATTACAACAAACTCA from Apus apus isolate bApuApu2 chromosome 11, bApuApu2.pri.cur, whole genome shotgun sequence includes the following:
- the CA7 gene encoding LOW QUALITY PROTEIN: carbonic anhydrase 7 (The sequence of the model RefSeq protein was modified relative to this genomic sequence to represent the inferred CDS: substituted 1 base at 1 genomic stop codon), which codes for MTNSCLSPAELPAFRYCKHQVYTAGPSEWHRSYPIAQGNRQSPIDIVSAKAVYDPNLKPLIISYESCTSLNISNNGHSVMVEFEDTDDKTAISGGPLENPFRLKQFHFHWGTKPSQGSEHTIDGKPFPCELHLVHWNARKYATFGEAAAAPDGLAVVGVFLEIGKEHANMNRLTDAFYMVKFXGTKAQFTSFNPKCLLPLSLDYWTYLGSLTTPPLNESVTWVVLKEPIRISEKQLEKFRMLLFSSEEDQRVQMVNNFRPPQPLKGRVVRASFKA